From one Streptomyces sp. N50 genomic stretch:
- a CDS encoding SAV_6107 family HEPN domain-containing protein has protein sequence MANSSAAAARRRRASGPAPSLTGPASDVHPVLRRATAPPAALDLLAQARAGLDEAAVLETSNERYATAHLAALRTAAAVLAARVQPEPTARRRGRIRSAWEVLPEIAPELTEWSALFASGARRRARAEAGIQGAATRRDADDLIRDVAMFLRLVERMLVLQPVLPQPRQDPERPGDRAG, from the coding sequence ATGGCCAACTCGTCCGCAGCCGCCGCCCGTCGGCGCCGCGCCTCCGGCCCTGCCCCCTCACTGACCGGCCCGGCGAGCGACGTGCACCCCGTGCTCCGCCGGGCCACGGCCCCACCAGCCGCCCTCGACCTCCTCGCCCAGGCCCGCGCCGGACTGGACGAGGCAGCCGTCCTCGAGACGTCGAACGAGCGCTACGCGACGGCCCACCTGGCCGCCCTGCGCACCGCCGCCGCAGTCCTCGCCGCGCGCGTCCAGCCGGAGCCCACGGCCCGGCGCCGCGGCCGTATCCGCAGCGCCTGGGAAGTGCTCCCCGAGATAGCGCCCGAACTCACCGAGTGGAGCGCCCTGTTCGCCTCCGGCGCCCGGCGCCGCGCGCGGGCCGAGGCGGGCATCCAGGGCGCGGCGACCCGCCGGGACGCCGACGACCTCATCCGCGACGTGGCGATGTTCCTGCGCCTGGTCGAGCGCATGCTCGTCCTCCAGCCGGTCCTGCCCCAGCCACGCCAGGACCCGGAGCGACCGGGGGATCGAGCAGGGTAA
- a CDS encoding methyltransferase, which translates to MSDPSRPRASLRTAVVWDVLQDALDRRVKATGRDALDVLDTGGGSGNFAVPVARLGHRVTVVDPSPNALFALERRAAEAGVADRVQGVQGDAHGLFDVVERGGYDAVLCHGVLEYVDDPAEGVRTVVAALRPEGVLSLLAAGLGGAVLARALAGHFKEARQALDDPNGRWGEADPVPHRFTAEQLAAFVEGAGLDVGAVHGVRVFADLVPGVLVDTEPGALDALLKLEAAVAELPAFHSVATQLHVLGETRGAREA; encoded by the coding sequence GTGTCGGACCCGAGCCGCCCCCGCGCCTCCCTCCGTACCGCCGTGGTCTGGGACGTCCTTCAGGACGCCCTCGACCGCCGGGTCAAGGCCACGGGTCGGGACGCGCTGGACGTCCTCGACACCGGAGGCGGCAGCGGCAACTTCGCGGTGCCCGTCGCCCGCCTCGGGCACCGCGTCACCGTCGTCGACCCCAGCCCGAACGCGCTGTTCGCGCTGGAGCGCCGCGCCGCCGAGGCCGGTGTCGCCGACCGCGTGCAGGGCGTCCAGGGCGACGCGCACGGCCTCTTCGACGTGGTCGAGCGCGGCGGCTACGACGCGGTGCTGTGCCACGGCGTCCTGGAGTACGTGGACGACCCCGCCGAGGGCGTCCGCACCGTGGTGGCCGCGCTGCGCCCCGAGGGCGTCCTCAGCCTGCTCGCCGCGGGGCTCGGCGGTGCCGTGCTCGCGCGCGCCCTGGCCGGCCACTTCAAGGAGGCCCGCCAGGCCCTCGACGACCCGAACGGCCGCTGGGGCGAGGCCGATCCCGTTCCGCACCGTTTCACCGCCGAGCAGCTCGCCGCGTTCGTCGAGGGCGCGGGCCTGGATGTCGGAGCCGTGCACGGGGTGCGGGTCTTCGCCGACCTGGTGCCCGGAGTCCTCGTGGACACCGAGCCCGGCGCCCTGGACGCGCTGCTGAAGCTGGAGGCCGCGGTGGCCGAGCTCCCCGCGTTCCACTCCGTGGCCACGCAGCTTCATGTGCTCGGCGAGACGCGGGGTGCCCGCGAGGCGTGA
- a CDS encoding DUF3040 domain-containing protein, with protein sequence MPLSEHEQRMLEQMERALYAEDPKFATALEGSGLRTYTRRRVYQAVAGFLVGIALLIAGMVTLQIWVSVVGFLVMLGCAVLAVTGWRKAPKPGEQPAAGAPQARSQGRQRRSVMDRIEQRWQRRRDEQQGGQ encoded by the coding sequence GTGCCGCTCTCGGAGCACGAGCAGCGAATGCTTGAGCAGATGGAGCGAGCGCTGTACGCCGAAGACCCCAAGTTCGCGACAGCGCTCGAAGGAAGCGGCCTGCGCACGTACACCCGGCGACGGGTCTACCAAGCAGTGGCCGGCTTCCTCGTAGGTATCGCGCTCCTCATCGCCGGCATGGTCACGCTGCAGATTTGGGTCAGCGTGGTGGGATTCCTCGTCATGCTGGGCTGTGCGGTTCTCGCCGTGACCGGTTGGCGCAAGGCCCCCAAGCCTGGCGAACAGCCCGCCGCAGGCGCTCCGCAGGCCCGCAGCCAGGGACGGCAGCGGCGCTCGGTGATGGATCGTATCGAGCAGCGCTGGCAGCGCCGCCGCGACGAGCAACAGGGCGGCCAGTAG